The genome window TCGCCTCTGCGCCCGAGTGAGTCAAGCGCGGGTCACGCCGCGACGATGGACCGATCTGTGGACCCGAAGGACCTCGACAAGAAGCGCCGTGGATTCGAGCGTGAGGCGCGACACGCATCGCTCACTGTCGGTGCTGGAAATGGACGGCCTGGGGCTGCGAATCGTCTCCGCCCCGGAGACCTTCTTCGCCTTGTTGGCCGAGTCCGAGAGGTCGAAGAACGTCGACTAGCGAAGGCTCAGACCTCAAGACCGCTCCCCGGGGCATCCGCCGGGGAACAGCTCACCCGCCAGCTCAGGTCCTCAGGAGCGTAGCGACGAAAGGTGTGCTTATTCCATGGAACCAGCGAAGTCTCAGGAACACCCGCACTCATCCTTCTGCCCAGCAGGCGCCTTTGAGAAACTGCGGAAAGGCCCGTCAGCGTTGTCGCGCGGCGTCCTTTCGCCTGCATTCTCCGAGCCGTGAACCGGCGAACGCAGCTTCGTGAAGCGAAGGTCTCACGTGGCGCGGTAGCACCGCCGCGCGGTGCGAGAGCGCGGCACGTCGTTCGCACAGCAACCTGGGCATGCGCACGACCAGGACCTGCCAGGCTCCGACCGGTGTCACGGGCCGCATGCCGCATGCGCCCATGCCGGCCGAGTACGCGCCGCACCGGCCAGAACAGACGCTGTTGTATCGATGCGTGGAAGCGCAACTTCCCGCGTTCCTCGCACGACATCGCGAACGCCCGATCCCGAACTTCGCCCAGCAGGAGCTGCGCGCCTTCCTGCGCTGCGGCGTACCCGCGTTTGGTTTCCTGCGCCTGCGCTGCGACGCGTGCAAGCTCGAACGCCTGGTCCCGTTCTCCTGCAAGCGCCGCGGCTTCTGCCCGTCGTGCGGTGGACGGCGAATGGCCGACACGTCCGCCCATCTTCTCGACCGGGTCTGGCCCCGTGTCCCAATTCGCCAGTGGGTGCTCACGCTTCCCTACGCGCTTCGCTACCGCTGCGCCTACGATGCCAGCCTGACAAGCCAGGTGCTTCGCGCCTTCCTGCGATCTCTGTTCGCAGAACTGCGCCGACGCGCCCACCGCGAGCATGCGGTGCGCGCCCAGCAGTGCGGCTCCATCACCTTCGTGCAGCGCTTCGGCTCCGCCATGAACCTGAACCTGCACTTCCACACCCTGGCGCTCGACGGCGCCTACCTGTACGAGCCCCACCCGGAACGACCCCCCGAGTTCGTCGCACTCGCACCGCCGACGAGCGAGGACGTCGCGCGCGTACTCGCGGGCACCGCGCGCCGCCTCCGGCGCCTGCTCGAGGCGCGACTCGAAGACGCCGACGAAGATGCGCTCGCACGCGATCAGCCTCTCCTGGCACGGCTCGCACACGCGTCGGTCCGCAGCCGCATCGCCACCGGGCCCGAGGCCGGCCAGCGCTGGCTACGCCTGGGCGACCGTGTCGAGCCGGGCGAGGCACAGGAGAGCGGAAGACCCGGCGACCGCGCAATCGCCCGCCACTACGAGATGAGCCTGCACGCCGAGGTCGCCGTACCCGCCGGCGACCGAAGACGACTCGAACGGTTGTGTCGTTACGTCGCGCGACCACCGATCGCCCGCGACCGGCTTGCCGAAGTGCCCGACGGCTCGGGCCGGCTCGCTCTGCGTCTGAAGAGCCGCTGGCGCGACGGCACGACCCACGTCTTGATCGAACCTGCCGACCTGATCGACCGGCTCGTTCCGCTCATCCCGCCGCCGCGCACACACCAGGCCCGCTACCACGGCATCCTCGCCCCCGGAGCGAGCCTGCGCAGCCGCGTCGTGCCGGGCCATGCGCCCGATACGGCGCGAACGGGTGAACCGCCAGGCGAGCCCCGCGCTCCCAGCGCGCAGTCCGAACCGAGCGCGCTCGAAGCCAGCATGCTGCCCCGGTCAAAAGCCCATCGCATGCGCTGGGCCGATCTCCTGATGCGCGTCTTCGCCGTCGATGCCCTGCGCTGCCCACGCTGCGGCGCCACGCTGCGGCTGCTGGCGGCGATCGAGAACCCCGCCGTCGCCCGGGCCATCCTCGCGTGCACCGAACTCCCGGCACGAGCACCCCCGGAGCCAATGCCGCCTGCCGAACTCGATGTCCAGCCCGAGCCCGCAGAAGCATTCGAGTTCGATCAGTCCTCACCCTACGAAGACTGACGAGACCAAAGCTGCCGGACGGTATCCCGCGTCCCAGCGGCCACCTGCGCTCACGAGGCGTCGCACGCAACGACCACGCCGTGGCATTGACCCCCAAGAAGCGTAGCGCGGGCCTGCTCCACTTTGAAATCGCCCCGGGCCCTGGGTCGAGACCGGCCGCCGCGGCGTCTTTCGGCTCAATCCCCAGCGAAATCAGTGCCTTTTCGCGAGAGCGCGGCTCCTGAGCAGATTTCTTTCAGGAACGCGTATTTTCCGCCCCAAATCCTTGACGCTGTGGTAGGCTTCCTCCACTTGACGAGCACGGTGCGTGATCTTGGGAAGGGGAGAGACGTGACATCGAAGACCACTGGCCTGATTCTGCTTTTCGGAGTGCTGCTGTTGGGGCTTGTGAGCTCCGCCAGTGCAGCGCCCCTGGGTCTTCTACAGACCCCGCCGGACATCTCCGCCGCCTTCATCCAGGTGAACTACGACGGCGCGGGCAACCTGACCGCTTCGGGCTTCCCGCAGCAGCTGACCCTCGACAGCGCTCCCGGGAACTTCGACACCATCGCCGGCACCTTCGCCATCACCGCGACGCTGCAACCGACCACGGGCGCGTTCATCAGCGGAACCTTGGTCATCGACGGGACGATCAGCGGTACGAACACGGGCTTCGGCGGCACCGGTCCGGGCAACCTGCTGACCGCCAACCTCATCGCATTCGGCTTCCCGAACTCCCCGCCGGGCGACCTCGAGTTCGTCTGGTCGGTCTCAGGGGGTCTGCTTTCCGGCGGCACGCCGTTCGGCACCACCGTCGGGACTCTGCTGCACGCCTCGGGTTATGCCGGCAGCTTCGACGGAGTCTCGTTCGACAACGGCTTCAGCTCCAGCGCCAACACCTTCGCCATTCCGGAGCCCGCGCTCGGCAGCTTGCTGCTCATGGGATTGGTCGGGTGCGCACTTCGGCGGAGGCGCGACGCCTAGGTAGCAAAGAGTGACCGACTCCGTGAAACGTGTCGTCACTTTTTCTCTGAGACCACCACCTGGTGATGGCCGAGCGCAGCGGGGCGCTGCATCGGTCGGATTACGTAGCAACCTATCGGGACCCGTGCGCGGGTCAGCAAGCGAGGCGAGAAAATGCTGGCAATGATTTGTGACAGGCTGTTCAGGACCGGTCAGGTATCCGTAGTGGGCCTGATCGTGGCCCTCAGCGTCGCTACGAGCGCCGGCGCGGCGCTGATCGATCCCGCGGTGCAGGACTTCCCAACCGTCTTCGCCGACAACACCGGGTCGTTGAGCTACGACTCGGGCACGAAGAGGCTACTTGTCGACGCGGATCCGATCTCGATGTTCGACCCCGCCTTCGGTCCGCCGGCCTTCTTCCTGCCTGGCGGCACGGCGACGATCGACGCCGACGTCGACAACAGCGGCAACCTGATCGGTGGAACCTTTACGCTGACAGGCAGCGTCGATCCGCCCAACCCGGCCGAACCGCCGGTCGCGGGCACGCTCCTGATGGGAAACATTACCGCCTTCGGCTTCGCGGACACGTCTCCGGGCGCGGCCCTTGGCACCGACACCTTCGACTTAATCGTCTCGATCACGGGCGGGACCATGGCTGGCAGCTACCCGGCGCAGGACCTCTACATCCGCGTAGACGCCGAGAACTCGAACTTCGCAAACAGCTTTGCAGGCGACTTCAGCTCGGACCCCACGAAGGTCAACATCTTCGGCACCCCAGCCCCCCCCCCAGCTGCCTGCTTCCTCGTCATCGACGAGGACTCGATCGACAACGGCAACCCGCCGAACTTCTTCGACGACATAGTCAACTTCGGAGAGAGCGGTGCCGACGTGAACGACGACATTTCTGCCCTGTCGCAACGCCGCGAGCTGCGCTTCTTCGACGCAAACGAGGGGGCGATGATCAAGCTGCACACGGGCGAGGTCGGGGACGAGGGCTGGTTCGCGCCGAAGTCCTTCCCGCAGTCCTGGTCGAACACGGGCCCCACGGGCAACGCGATCCGCAACTTCGTGGGGAATCCGGGCCTCGATGGAGCCGGGTCTCATGGGCCGTTCGAGCACTGGAGCTCGCTCCCGTACAACGTGGGCGAGGGTCTCGGTACGTGCGACCCGACAGAGAACAACTGCGAGGACCTGCTGGACAAGATCCCGGACGTGACGCCCTTGCGGGCGACCGGACTGGCGAACCTGGTCGGGAGGACCTGCTGCGCCGTGGTCTACGACAGCGACATCAGCATCAACTTCGACCCGCTGAATGGGAGCCTAAAGGGCGAGAACCTGGGGACCGTGGCCTTCACCGTGGACGCGGCGACCAAGCTCGAGGGCTTCTCCAGCTCGACGCTCCCGGAGATGGACATCACGATCCGCGACGCCGAGACGGTCTGCGAGGGGGACCTGGAGTTCCTGACCGACGAGGACGCCCCCGCCCCGGACTCGTCCTCGGAGCCATTCGACATCGACCCGGGCAACGCCCAGGCCGACGGTCTGGAGGGTGACGTCGGTGGTGATGGTCCGGGTTGCGGTGGCAACACGGTCATGATCACCCGGGCGAAGTACTCGAACTCCAGGGACAGGCTCAAGGTGTTCGCGGAGCACCCCTCGGCGACCGCCAGCCTAACCGTGACCGTGGACGGCTATGTGGACGGCGAGGCCATGACCTACAAGGCCCGCAAGGATCGCCATCAGTACTTCTTGGAGGTTGGGGACAACCTTGACGGTCTCGAGGTCATCGTGACGGACCAGGACGGGGAGTGCGACACGTCGCCCATCCACTAGTCGCAGCCGCGACAACGGTCTGGGCCGGGGTACTGCCCCGCCCAGGCGGGCTCGTCTAGCTCGACAGCGGCCGCAAGAGGAAAGAAGCACAGCAAGAAGAAGCCTTTAGAGGGGCTCTTCTTTTCGTGAACCAAGGAGCGCTGGTGGTCTTTCGGACCACCGGCGCTCCTGACGTTGCAGGCTGTTTCCGGCCCGGCAGTGCCGCCCCGATTCCGGTAGGCTCAACCGGCCCGGTTCAGATCCCGAATCGGGACGTTCGGGAGGAAGTTTGACGACGACGACCGTCGAAGCGGGCTCCGCCGCGCCCAGATCGGTGAGCAGCCGGCTCCGCTACATCGTGAGCCCGAGCTACGACTGGCTGTTCTTCCTCGGGCTCCCGACAACGGCAACCCGCCGAACTTCTTCAACGCTCATGAGGTGAACGACGACATCGCCGACCTGGCCCGCCGCAACGAGCTGCGGTTCTTCGACCAGAACGAGGGTCTGACGATCACGCTGCATACGGGCGAGGTCGGAGATGAGGGCTGGTTCGCCCCCAAGGTCATCTCGGACTCGTGGGCCGCCGCCGGACCCACGAACGATGGCCTGGGAAACTTCTTGGGGCTTCCGAGCACGTCCTTCCCCCATGGAGTCGGACCGGGTCTGGGCACCTCGAACGATCCCGAGGTGCTGCTGGATGAGATCCCCGACGTCACGCCGCTGCGGGCGACAGGCCTGTCGCAGCTCATCGGCCCGGGGCAGGCCCGCTCCGGCTTGACAGAACACCGCTTCTCGGAAGCTCG of bacterium contains these proteins:
- a CDS encoding transposase — translated: MRTTRTCQAPTGVTGRMPHAPMPAEYAPHRPEQTLLYRCVEAQLPAFLARHRERPIPNFAQQELRAFLRCGVPAFGFLRLRCDACKLERLVPFSCKRRGFCPSCGGRRMADTSAHLLDRVWPRVPIRQWVLTLPYALRYRCAYDASLTSQVLRAFLRSLFAELRRRAHREHAVRAQQCGSITFVQRFGSAMNLNLHFHTLALDGAYLYEPHPERPPEFVALAPPTSEDVARVLAGTARRLRRLLEARLEDADEDALARDQPLLARLAHASVRSRIATGPEAGQRWLRLGDRVEPGEAQESGRPGDRAIARHYEMSLHAEVAVPAGDRRRLERLCRYVARPPIARDRLAEVPDGSGRLALRLKSRWRDGTTHVLIEPADLIDRLVPLIPPPRTHQARYHGILAPGASLRSRVVPGHAPDTARTGEPPGEPRAPSAQSEPSALEASMLPRSKAHRMRWADLLMRVFAVDALRCPRCGATLRLLAAIENPAVARAILACTELPARAPPEPMPPAELDVQPEPAEAFEFDQSSPYED
- a CDS encoding PEP-CTERM sorting domain-containing protein (PEP-CTERM proteins occur, often in large numbers, in the proteomes of bacteria that also encode an exosortase, a predicted intramembrane cysteine proteinase. The presence of a PEP-CTERM domain at a protein's C-terminus predicts cleavage within the sorting domain, followed by covalent anchoring to some some component of the (usually Gram-negative) cell surface. Many PEP-CTERM proteins exhibit an unusual sequence composition that includes large numbers of potential glycosylation sites. Expression of one such protein has been shown restore the ability of a bacterium to form floc, a type of biofilm.), with product MTSKTTGLILLFGVLLLGLVSSASAAPLGLLQTPPDISAAFIQVNYDGAGNLTASGFPQQLTLDSAPGNFDTIAGTFAITATLQPTTGAFISGTLVIDGTISGTNTGFGGTGPGNLLTANLIAFGFPNSPPGDLEFVWSVSGGLLSGGTPFGTTVGTLLHASGYAGSFDGVSFDNGFSSSANTFAIPEPALGSLLLMGLVGCALRRRRDA